One window from the genome of Perca flavescens isolate YP-PL-M2 chromosome 17, PFLA_1.0, whole genome shotgun sequence encodes:
- the wbp1la gene encoding WW domain binding protein 1-like a isoform X1, with amino-acid sequence MGSVKFNAGQENSATATAVAEAKLVCLGLNNQSYICESGHCCGETQCCSYYYELWWFWLVWTVIIILTCCCVFHHWRSKQRFQQQRRQNEINLIAYREAHNNSQLPLYLRFLPTYLLPAYEEVVGRPVTPPPPYTPLQSAPPPTEPPEESPGPHSAISDPSNADAALPATPEVTEQTHAHGAHNPNKDSTPGRYRRFTGDSGIEVCDGQELWDRHSFLERGDETDEEGAGQTEEPCDGRGPETFEHSHVSGAVIHQDPDGHTAVDTEPQSHS; translated from the exons gCCAAGTTGGTGTGCCTGGGGTTAAACAACCAGAGCTACATCTGTGAGTCGGGTCACTGCTGTGGAGAGACACAGTGCTGCAGCTACTACTATGAACTGTGGT GGTTCTGGTTGGTGTGGACTGTGATCATTATCCTGACATGCTGCTGCGTTTTTCATCACTGGCGCTCCAAGCAGCGCTTCCAGCAGCAGCGCCGGCAGAATGAAATCAACCTGATTGCATACAGAGAGGCTCACAACAACTCTCAGCTACCCCTCTATCTCA GATTCTTGCCCACATACCTGCTGCCAGCCTATGAAGAGGTGGTTGGCCGTCCGGTCAcgcctcctcctccttacaCCCCTCTTCAGTCAGCGCCTCCACCCACAGAGCCACCTGAGGAATCTCCTGGGCCCCACTCGGCGATCTCCGACCCCAGCAATGCTGATGCAGCGCTCCCTGCTACTCCAGAGGTCACGGAGCAGACCCACGCTCACGGCGCTCACAACCCCAACAAGGACTCGACACCGGGCAGGTACCGGCGCTTCACGGGGGATTCTGGGATCGAAGTGTGTGACGGCCAGGAACTGTGGGACCGGCACAGCTTTTTAGAAAGAGGAGATGAGACGGACGAAGAGGGCGCGGGGCAAACGGAGGAGCCATGTGATGGCCGTGGTCCCGAGACCTTTGAACACAGCCATGTTAGCGGTGCAGTCATTCACCAAGACCCAGATGGACACACCGCTGTGGACACAGAGCCACAGTCTCATAGCTAA
- the wbp1la gene encoding WW domain binding protein 1-like a isoform X2 produces MIIANKGFWLVWTVIIILTCCCVFHHWRSKQRFQQQRRQNEINLIAYREAHNNSQLPLYLRFLPTYLLPAYEEVVGRPVTPPPPYTPLQSAPPPTEPPEESPGPHSAISDPSNADAALPATPEVTEQTHAHGAHNPNKDSTPGRYRRFTGDSGIEVCDGQELWDRHSFLERGDETDEEGAGQTEEPCDGRGPETFEHSHVSGAVIHQDPDGHTAVDTEPQSHS; encoded by the exons ATGATAATAGCAAATAAGG GGTTCTGGTTGGTGTGGACTGTGATCATTATCCTGACATGCTGCTGCGTTTTTCATCACTGGCGCTCCAAGCAGCGCTTCCAGCAGCAGCGCCGGCAGAATGAAATCAACCTGATTGCATACAGAGAGGCTCACAACAACTCTCAGCTACCCCTCTATCTCA GATTCTTGCCCACATACCTGCTGCCAGCCTATGAAGAGGTGGTTGGCCGTCCGGTCAcgcctcctcctccttacaCCCCTCTTCAGTCAGCGCCTCCACCCACAGAGCCACCTGAGGAATCTCCTGGGCCCCACTCGGCGATCTCCGACCCCAGCAATGCTGATGCAGCGCTCCCTGCTACTCCAGAGGTCACGGAGCAGACCCACGCTCACGGCGCTCACAACCCCAACAAGGACTCGACACCGGGCAGGTACCGGCGCTTCACGGGGGATTCTGGGATCGAAGTGTGTGACGGCCAGGAACTGTGGGACCGGCACAGCTTTTTAGAAAGAGGAGATGAGACGGACGAAGAGGGCGCGGGGCAAACGGAGGAGCCATGTGATGGCCGTGGTCCCGAGACCTTTGAACACAGCCATGTTAGCGGTGCAGTCATTCACCAAGACCCAGATGGACACACCGCTGTGGACACAGAGCCACAGTCTCATAGCTAA